A DNA window from Fragaria vesca subsp. vesca linkage group LG3, FraVesHawaii_1.0, whole genome shotgun sequence contains the following coding sequences:
- the LOC101301562 gene encoding septum-promoting GTP-binding protein 1-like, whose translation MARSIREAIAKMTQLVCRKIVHINFRWSILDRVSIIREFFRFIWDKILVCSVGKQRIRYRRLSRGGSTSPPQEAIEGGLPTTSSCDGYESSDADLVRLKISLLGDCQIGKTSFMIKYVGDEQEEQRFLEMTGVSLMDKTLMVQDARISFSLWDVGGDRSSLGHVPIACKDAVAILFMFDLTSRCTLNSVVGWYSEARKWNQTAIPILIGTKFDDFVRLPPDLQWTIVTQARAYAKAMNATLFFSSATHNINVNKIFKFILAKLFNLPWKVERNLNIGEPIIDY comes from the exons ATGGCAAGAAGCATACGTGAAGCTATAGCAAAGATGACGCAACTGGTGTGCCGGAAAATCGTTCACATAAACTTCCGGTGGAGTATTCTAGACAGGGTCTCGATTATCCGGGAGTTTTTCCGGTTCATTTGGGATAAAATTCTTGTTTGTTCGGTCGGGAAGCAGAGAATCCGGTACCGGAGATTGTCACGAGGAGGGTCTACGTCGCCGCCGCAGGAGGCGATAGAGGGGGGTTTGCCGACGACTAGTAGTTGTGATGGTTATGAGAGTAGTGATGCGGATTTGGTGAGGTTGAAGATCAGCTTGTTGGGTGATTGCCAGATTGGAAAGACAAGCTTTATG ATTAAATATGTCGGGGATGAGCAAGAAGAACAAAGATTTTTGGAGATGACAGGAGTGAGCCTAATGGATAAAACACTGATGGTTCAAGATGCTCGGATTTCCTTTAGCCTTTGGGATGTTGGAG GCGATAGGAGTTCGCTTGGTCATGTTCCGATTGCCTGTAAAGATGCAGTGGCGATTCTGTTCATGTTTGATCTTACTAGTCGGTGCACACTCAATAG TGTCGTTGGATGGTACAGTGAAGCAAGAAAATGGAATCAG ACAGCAATTCCCATACTAATTGGGACAAAGTTTGATGATTTTGTGAGACTCCCTCCAGATCTGCAATGGACAATAGTTACCCAG GCCAGGGCTTATGCAAAAGCTATGAATGCGACCCTTTTCTTCTCAAGTGCAACACACAACATCAATGTGAACAAGATTTTCAAGTTCATCTTGGCCAAGCTATTTAACTTGCCATGGAAGGTAGAGAGAAACTTGAATATTGGAGAGCCCATCATCGATTATTAG